A window from Tissierellales bacterium encodes these proteins:
- the rpsD gene encoding 30S ribosomal protein S4, which yields MAKMMGPRFKQSRRLGLNVCGHPKAMNRANKGNSRDGQKLSNYGMQLLEKQRLRAYYGVIEKQFIGYVREAKKSDEQTGTALVKILESRLDNLVYRLGFASSIRQARQMVVHGHILVNDKKINIPSYRVNVGDIISLKEQSRNVELFKENFLSSTIVNYPYLEKDEDNFSGKFTKSPNRDEIPIEIDDQLVVEYYSRLI from the coding sequence TTGGCAAAAATGATGGGACCTAGATTTAAACAATCTAGAAGATTAGGATTAAATGTATGTGGCCATCCAAAAGCCATGAATAGGGCTAATAAGGGCAATTCAAGAGATGGTCAAAAACTTTCAAACTATGGAATGCAACTTCTTGAAAAACAAAGATTAAGAGCATACTATGGTGTAATTGAAAAACAATTTATAGGATATGTGCGAGAAGCTAAAAAATCTGATGAACAAACAGGTACAGCATTAGTAAAAATATTAGAATCTAGATTAGATAATTTAGTATATAGATTAGGTTTTGCTTCCTCAATAAGACAAGCTAGACAAATGGTAGTTCACGGTCATATCCTAGTAAATGACAAAAAAATCAATATACCATCTTATAGAGTTAATGTAGGAGATATTATTTCTTTAAAGGAACAATCTAGAAATGTTGAATTGTTTAAAGAAAACTTCCTTTCTTCTACTATTGTTAATTACCCTTATTTAGAAAAGGATGAAGATAATTTTTCTGGCAAGTTCACAAAAAGTCCTAATAGAGATGAAATTCCTATTGAAATTGATGATCAATTAGTCGTTGAATATTATTCAAGACTTATTTAA
- a CDS encoding Nif3-like dinuclear metal center hexameric protein, translated as MLKAKEIIGILDNWAKPYLIDSWDNTGFQIGDPNKKVEKILLALDLDNKVLRKAKEIKADMIISHHPIIFEPIKKITTTGYKEKLIYDIIKEEIVVYNAHSNLDLAIGGVNDTFAELLGLEDAEVLSTSYIEPLYKIAVGVPESYADKIRNVLGESNAGWIGNYSHCTYNSEGFGTFMPREGTNPFIGETNKLEKVNEIKIETIVEEKNLKKVINKMIKAHPYEEVAYDIYPLKNKNKEYGYGRVGNIEEMLLKNFLDLVKEKLDVNPIRVHGYKDKTIKRVAICGGSGANFIYDAYKKEADIYVTGDIKYHDAQLGHQLGLIVVDGNHYDTEKIILPKIKDYIYSNIQGSIEVIIHKESSPTVTLY; from the coding sequence GTGTTAAAGGCTAAAGAAATTATTGGAATTTTAGATAATTGGGCTAAACCTTATTTAATTGATAGCTGGGATAATACAGGATTTCAAATAGGGGATCCAAACAAAAAAGTTGAAAAGATTTTGCTAGCTTTAGATTTAGATAATAAAGTCCTAAGGAAGGCTAAGGAAATTAAGGCGGATATGATTATTAGCCATCATCCCATTATTTTTGAACCTATAAAGAAAATTACTACAACAGGCTATAAAGAGAAATTAATATATGATATTATAAAAGAAGAGATAGTCGTATACAATGCCCATTCAAATTTAGATTTAGCTATTGGAGGGGTTAATGATACCTTTGCAGAATTATTGGGGTTAGAAGATGCAGAAGTACTTAGTACTTCTTATATCGAGCCTTTATATAAAATAGCAGTAGGCGTGCCAGAAAGTTATGCAGATAAAATTAGAAATGTTTTAGGAGAATCTAATGCCGGATGGATAGGGAATTATAGTCATTGTACTTATAATTCCGAAGGATTTGGAACCTTTATGCCTAGAGAAGGCACAAACCCCTTCATAGGTGAAACTAATAAACTAGAAAAAGTGAATGAAATTAAAATAGAAACAATTGTAGAAGAAAAAAACCTAAAGAAAGTCATAAATAAAATGATAAAAGCCCATCCCTATGAAGAAGTAGCTTATGATATTTATCCTTTAAAAAATAAGAATAAGGAATATGGATATGGAAGAGTAGGAAATATAGAAGAAATGCTATTAAAAAATTTTTTAGATTTGGTAAAAGAAAAACTAGATGTAAATCCTATAAGAGTTCATGGATATAAGGACAAAACTATTAAAAGAGTTGCTATTTGTGGCGGAAGCGGGGCTAATTTTATATATGATGCTTATAAAAAAGAAGCTGATATTTATGTAACTGGAGATATTAAGTATCATGATGCCCAATTAGGCCATCAATTAGGTCTTATTGTAGTAGATGGAAACCACTATGATACAGAGAAGATAATATTACCAAAGATAAAAGACTACATTTACTCTAATATACAAGGTTCAATTGAAGTAATTATCCATAAAGAAAGTAGTCCGACTGTTACCTTATATTAG
- a CDS encoding pyridoxamine 5'-phosphate oxidase family protein — translation MEEKMGVQELKDNVLEFLKEHKNGSLATCMNGIPRSSPVQYFVGKNLDIYIISAGGDKFKFIANNPNVCLLVNTDYINYRQIKGVQIFGKATTSLDNVELFNEAKEYYPDSYRLDYEEDYLKIIKIEPTEIVYLDSLGDGNRTKQILKNSEVLVKEE, via the coding sequence ATGGAAGAAAAAATGGGAGTTCAAGAATTAAAAGATAATGTTTTAGAGTTTTTAAAAGAACATAAGAATGGTTCTTTAGCTACATGTATGAATGGTATTCCAAGAAGTAGTCCTGTCCAATACTTTGTTGGAAAGAATTTAGATATATACATAATTTCTGCTGGAGGAGATAAATTTAAATTTATAGCTAATAATCCAAATGTTTGTCTACTAGTGAATACAGACTATATTAATTATAGGCAAATAAAAGGGGTACAAATTTTTGGAAAAGCAACTACAAGTTTAGATAATGTAGAATTATTTAATGAAGCAAAAGAATATTATCCAGATTCTTATAGACTTGATTATGAAGAGGATTACCTAAAAATAATAAAAATAGAGCCTACCGAAATAGTATATTTAGATTCTTTAGGAGATGGAAATAGGACTAAGCAAATATTAAAGAATAGCGAAGTATTAGTAAAAGAAGAATAA
- a CDS encoding C4-type zinc ribbon domain-containing protein: protein MKQLELLWKLQEHDLKLKETKAKLEELAKKGSIETITLKLNSLDKRLKDKKLELEEKDKKLRKNDNILKGLTFQLKEVEKNLYDGTVTDVKQLNYMAEESKSLKEHINELEFDIIYLMEYAENIKKDISHIENECNKMKFQFAKNKDEYNRMTNQIREKIRQEMDDVYQISTEIDEVLYKKYHMLKKNKVFAMAKVEEHRCNGCNMIIPTYLIDNLKRDEELQYCENCGRILYLEK from the coding sequence TTGAAACAACTAGAGCTTTTATGGAAATTACAAGAACATGATTTAAAATTGAAGGAAACTAAAGCAAAATTAGAAGAACTAGCTAAAAAAGGATCTATTGAAACAATAACCCTAAAATTAAATAGTTTAGATAAAAGATTAAAGGATAAAAAGTTAGAACTAGAAGAAAAAGATAAAAAACTTAGAAAAAATGATAATATTCTAAAAGGATTAACCTTTCAGTTAAAAGAAGTAGAAAAAAACCTTTATGATGGAACAGTAACCGATGTAAAACAGCTTAATTACATGGCTGAGGAAAGTAAAAGCTTAAAAGAACATATAAATGAGTTAGAATTTGACATTATATATTTAATGGAATATGCTGAGAATATAAAAAAAGATATTTCTCATATTGAAAATGAATGTAATAAAATGAAATTTCAATTTGCAAAAAATAAGGATGAATATAATAGGATGACAAATCAAATTAGAGAAAAAATACGTCAGGAAATGGATGATGTATACCAAATTTCTACAGAGATTGATGAAGTATTATATAAGAAATACCATATGTTAAAAAAGAATAAAGTTTTTGCTATGGCAAAGGTTGAAGAACACAGATGTAATGGTTGTAATATGATAATACCAACTTATTTAATAGATAACCTTAAAAGGGATGAAGAATTACAGTATTGTGAAAACTGTGGTAGAATATTGTATTTAGAAAAATAG
- a CDS encoding class I SAM-dependent methyltransferase, translated as MNISNRLLTIANFVPKNSIAIDIGTDHGYIPAYLIMNNISKKVIATDISEESLNKGKNYIKGLKLENEIETRIGDGFEVLKSFEADTAIIAGMGGLLIADILESRKNISRTITHFILQPMVASNKLREYLYNNNFEILDERLVKEGEKFYEVIYTKHGKGYIEKDIYFDIGKKLVENKDPLLEEFINYKIKLAENILDKIEDKTTLKSKERMKALTEEIEKYKEVLMCVKG; from the coding sequence ATGAACATATCTAATAGATTACTAACTATAGCAAATTTTGTTCCTAAAAATTCAATAGCAATAGATATAGGAACCGATCATGGCTATATACCAGCCTATTTAATAATGAATAATATAAGTAAAAAGGTAATAGCCACAGATATTAGTGAGGAATCTTTAAATAAGGGTAAGAATTACATAAAGGGTTTAAAACTTGAAAATGAGATAGAGACAAGAATTGGAGATGGGTTTGAAGTATTAAAATCTTTTGAAGCTGATACAGCAATTATTGCGGGTATGGGAGGACTTCTTATAGCTGATATATTAGAAAGTAGAAAGAATATTTCTAGAACTATTACACATTTTATATTACAGCCTATGGTTGCTTCAAATAAATTGAGAGAGTATTTATATAATAATAATTTTGAAATATTAGATGAAAGGCTTGTTAAAGAAGGAGAAAAATTTTATGAAGTAATCTATACAAAGCATGGTAAAGGTTATATAGAAAAAGATATTTATTTTGATATAGGAAAAAAACTTGTGGAAAATAAAGATCCATTATTAGAAGAATTTATTAACTATAAAATAAAACTTGCAGAAAATATATTAGATAAAATAGAGGATAAAACTACCTTAAAAAGTAAAGAAAGAATGAAGGCGCTAACAGAGGAAATTGAAAAATATAAGGAGGTGCTAATGTGTGTTAAAGGCTAA